The genomic window TTAAAATTGTCAATATTAAACAGTTTGAAAAAGTGAGTCAACgcctgaaatatttaaaatatataatttctcGAGGAACATAAAAACTAATTCAATTCTAATTCTAAACGTAATTTAAATTCTAATGAACGTTTTCTTGAATTCAATCAGTGCTGCCATTCATGAAAGCTGTGCTGCCAAACTATGAAAATATGTAGTATTCCGGTGTATAATTAAGCAGCGGCTGAAGATCAACTCTTAGTAGAACGCTCTGAAACATTTCTTCGCGTAAAGTAGAACTTAATGCTGTCTGCTTTAAATTGTTCAAAGCATATTACAGTTTTTCAATATCGTTCTAAAACAAAGAAGTGTACATCGACCGTAGTTTACGTCATACTCGTTAACttttattaaactatttttaatctGGTTATCAGTGTTGTCGGTACATTAACCAATAACAAATTTACTACATATCAAAATGTAGTCATATACAGTATCACATGTTTAAAGTACCGGCCATATTATTAGTtaccaaaaataaatgcaagataaaaatctataacttttatattaatcatattttatatttataaatccatcaaggattattacaaatttatttagatattaaagttttcgaaaaatatataaatacaaaattatacccGAATTGCATAGGAGCACCTTAAATTCTAACATCCAGTTGCTTTAGCAACAATGTCCATCATGTCCGCTGTGATCATGCGAGAGTACTTGCCTATAGTTGATTTTATCCTTTTCGCCATCTGCAGTATTGCCTTTCGTATCAAGTGCCGATTCGTcggaattttctttttttgaaaattcactaAGATCACGACGCATCGCATAAGCATCTTCGCCATCGGCATAATATTTCGGTtcgatttcaattattttgaatttcaacgAATCTGTGTAGAGATTTAGGGCGGCGCGGTTGCTTTTACGCACATGCAGCGAAACATATTGCGCATCAAAACACTCAACCATCGCTTGTGAGGC from Bactrocera tryoni isolate S06 chromosome 5, CSIRO_BtryS06_freeze2, whole genome shotgun sequence includes these protein-coding regions:
- the LOC120778505 gene encoding N-alpha-acetyltransferase daf-31 yields the protein MNIRCAKPDDLMSMQHCNLLCLPENYQMKYYFYHGLTWPQLSYVAEDDKGNIVGYVLAKMEEPEPGEESKHGHITSLAVKRSYRRLGLAQKLMNQASQAMVECFDAQYVSLHVRKSNRAALNLYTDSLKFKIIEIEPKYYADGEDAYAMRRDLSEFSKKENSDESALDTKGNTADGEKDKINYRQVLSHDHSGHDGHCC